Proteins encoded by one window of Chromobacterium violaceum ATCC 12472:
- the rtcR gene encoding RNA repair transcriptional activator RtcR: MKNKVAIGFLGTVLDKGGYGQARWQKWRPSIGICRQPQLPLARLELLHDNHHHQLAELTARDIAEISPETEVRLHAVNLEDPWDFGEVYSALDDFAAGYAFDTEQEDYLLHITTGTHVAQICWFLLAESRRIPARLLQSSPTRQANDFAGRVSVIDLDLARYDHIASRFAQQSEDTVAFLKSGIATLNPGFNRMIEQIERVATRSSAPILLRGPTGAGKSQLARRLYELKKARRQLSGRFVEVNCATLRGDSAMSALFGHVKGAFTGALNERAGLLRSADGGLLFLDEVGELGLDEQAMLLKAIEEKRFLPFGGDREASSDFQLVCGTMRNLRQWVREGKFREDLYARINLWHFELPGLAARREDIEPNLEFELARHAGEQGRHVRFNAEARRAYLDFALSQDALWLGNFRELSASVTRMATLADAGRIDNGLVNEEIGRLREDWGGERQTDAPPCPLSSEQWEGLDLFDRAQLETVLRVCRQSASLSDAGRRLFAVSRQGKTHPNDADRLRKYLARFGLSWQTLRKEGTLPDGG; the protein is encoded by the coding sequence ATGAAAAACAAGGTCGCAATAGGATTCCTGGGCACGGTGCTGGACAAGGGGGGCTACGGCCAGGCACGCTGGCAAAAATGGCGCCCCAGCATCGGCATCTGCCGGCAGCCGCAGTTGCCGCTAGCGCGGCTGGAATTGCTGCACGACAACCATCACCATCAGTTGGCAGAACTGACCGCACGCGACATCGCCGAGATATCTCCGGAAACCGAGGTGAGGCTGCATGCAGTCAATCTGGAAGATCCATGGGATTTCGGCGAGGTGTATTCGGCGCTGGACGACTTCGCAGCCGGCTACGCCTTCGACACCGAGCAGGAGGACTACCTGCTTCACATCACAACCGGCACCCACGTCGCGCAGATCTGCTGGTTCCTGCTGGCCGAGTCTCGCCGCATTCCGGCCCGATTGCTGCAAAGCTCGCCGACGCGGCAGGCCAACGACTTCGCCGGCCGAGTCAGCGTGATCGATCTCGATCTCGCCCGATACGACCACATCGCCAGCCGTTTCGCGCAGCAGAGCGAAGACACGGTGGCCTTTCTCAAGTCCGGCATCGCCACGCTCAATCCGGGCTTCAACCGGATGATAGAGCAGATCGAACGAGTGGCTACGCGCTCATCGGCCCCCATCCTGCTGCGCGGCCCGACTGGCGCGGGCAAAAGTCAGCTGGCCCGGCGGCTGTATGAATTGAAAAAGGCGCGTCGCCAATTGTCCGGCCGTTTCGTTGAAGTCAACTGTGCCACCCTGCGCGGGGACAGCGCGATGTCCGCGCTGTTCGGCCACGTCAAGGGCGCGTTCACAGGCGCGCTGAACGAACGCGCAGGCTTGCTGCGCAGCGCCGACGGCGGGCTGCTGTTTCTGGACGAGGTCGGCGAACTGGGCTTGGACGAACAGGCCATGCTGTTAAAGGCCATAGAGGAGAAACGCTTTCTCCCCTTTGGCGGCGACCGCGAAGCCAGCAGCGATTTCCAGCTGGTATGCGGCACCATGCGCAATCTGCGGCAGTGGGTGCGCGAGGGAAAGTTCCGCGAGGATCTTTATGCCCGCATCAATCTATGGCACTTTGAGTTGCCCGGCCTAGCCGCCCGCCGCGAAGACATAGAGCCCAATCTGGAATTCGAACTGGCCAGACACGCCGGCGAACAAGGCCGGCACGTGCGCTTCAACGCCGAAGCCCGCCGCGCTTACCTGGATTTCGCGCTGTCGCAGGATGCCCTATGGCTAGGCAATTTCCGCGAGCTGTCGGCTTCGGTCACGCGTATGGCCACGCTGGCGGATGCCGGACGCATCGACAACGGCCTGGTGAACGAAGAGATTGGCCGCCTACGGGAGGACTGGGGCGGGGAGCGGCAAACCGACGCTCCCCCTTGCCCGCTGAGTAGCGAGCAATGGGAAGGCCTGGACCTGTTCGACCGCGCGCAGCTGGAAACGGTGCTTCGCGTCTGCCGCCAATCGGCCAGCTTATCCGATGCTGGTCGTCGCTTATTCGCCGTTTCACGCCAAGGCAAAACCCATCCCAACGACGCCGACCGGCTGCGCAAATATCTGGCGCGCTTCGGCCTCAGCTGGCAAACCTTGCGCAAGGAGGGCACCCTGCCTGACGGAGGCTGA
- a CDS encoding RtcB family protein, producing the protein MNHYQTLQGENGAPIKMWTQGVPVEPAARDQLLRTAQMPFIYKHLAVMPDVHLGKGSTIGSVIPTRGAIIPAAVGVDIGCGMMAVRTTLTAADLPDNLFGLRSAIEAAVPHGRTSTRSGRDKGAWGAPPETVDAAWGKLFPGFQSIVAKHPQLEKTNNRSHLGTLGTGNHFVEVCLDEAGRVWFMLHSGSRGVGNAIGNLFIELAQADMRQHIANLPHRELAYFQQGSRHFDDYVEAVGWAQEFARQNRMLMMQHVVAAARKVIVKPFSADVEAVNCHHNYVQEENHFGQQVLVTRKGAVAAHKGQLGIIPGSMGAKSFIVRGLGNEEAFCSCSHGAGRTMSRAEAKRRFSVDDQARATAHVECRKDADVIDEIPMAYKDIDAVMAAQNSLVEVVHTLRQVVCVKG; encoded by the coding sequence ATGAATCATTATCAAACCCTGCAGGGCGAGAACGGTGCGCCGATCAAGATGTGGACACAGGGCGTGCCTGTGGAGCCGGCCGCGCGCGATCAACTGCTGCGTACCGCGCAAATGCCCTTCATCTACAAACACCTGGCGGTGATGCCGGACGTGCACCTGGGCAAGGGTTCGACCATAGGCAGCGTGATTCCCACCCGGGGCGCGATCATCCCGGCCGCGGTGGGGGTGGACATAGGCTGCGGCATGATGGCCGTGCGCACCACGCTGACGGCGGCCGACCTGCCGGATAATCTGTTCGGCCTGCGTAGCGCGATCGAGGCCGCGGTGCCGCACGGCCGTACCAGCACCCGCAGCGGGCGCGACAAGGGCGCCTGGGGCGCGCCGCCGGAGACGGTGGACGCCGCCTGGGGCAAGCTGTTTCCTGGTTTCCAATCCATCGTCGCCAAGCATCCGCAGCTGGAGAAAACCAATAACCGCAGCCATCTGGGTACGCTGGGAACCGGCAACCACTTTGTCGAAGTGTGCCTGGACGAGGCCGGCCGCGTCTGGTTCATGCTGCACTCGGGCTCGCGTGGTGTAGGCAACGCCATCGGCAATCTGTTCATTGAGTTGGCCCAGGCTGATATGCGGCAGCACATTGCCAATTTGCCGCACCGTGAATTGGCGTATTTCCAACAGGGTAGCCGGCATTTCGACGACTATGTGGAAGCAGTGGGCTGGGCGCAGGAGTTTGCGCGGCAGAACCGCATGCTGATGATGCAGCACGTGGTGGCCGCGGCGCGCAAGGTGATCGTCAAACCGTTCTCCGCCGACGTCGAGGCAGTCAACTGTCACCACAACTATGTGCAGGAGGAAAACCACTTCGGCCAACAAGTGCTGGTGACGCGCAAGGGCGCGGTGGCTGCGCACAAGGGGCAATTGGGTATCATCCCCGGCTCCATGGGGGCCAAGAGCTTCATCGTTCGCGGCCTGGGCAACGAGGAGGCGTTCTGTTCCTGCAGCCATGGCGCCGGTCGCACGATGAGCCGCGCCGAAGCCAAGCGCCGGTTCAGCGTCGACGATCAGGCGCGCGCCACCGCCCACGTCGAGTGCCGCAAGGATGCCGATGTGATCGACGAGATTCCTATGGCCTACAAGGATATCGATGCGGTAATGGCTGCACAGAACTCCTTGGTGGAAGTGGTGCACACGCTGCGCCAGGTGGTGTGCGTGAAGGGCTAG